A region of Reichenbachiella carrageenanivorans DNA encodes the following proteins:
- a CDS encoding aminopeptidase P family protein — MNKILILLLSIIPMFSQAQNDQRRNDYLDSDFHKAKRAQLRESMPANSVAIFFANAVRNRANDVDYLYHQDPNFYYLTGHREPHSVLLIFKDKQKVSRETFDEIIFVRAHDALKEMYDGPRLGKDGADEKLNISVAFENPSFKDFTIDFSKFDKVMFYDFKNDVRDTKEEGDLFDLIEQFKQKVGYQQGELAIEPQKNNLDIVGLDSLMRQLRGIKTKEELDLIRKAVNISAIGQAEVMKAMKPGMSEAEIQGIHEFVFKKYGAEYEGYPSIVGAGNHGCILHYIDNYKPAIEGGELILMDLGAEYHGYTADVTRTIPVNGKFTKEQKQIYDLVYKAQQAAADTCKAGVSFKTLYETTANIVNNGLVELGLYEDTSNESIINPATGRNRYYPHGCCHHIGLDVHDKGYYDELQENMTITIEPGIYITSGSPTDQKWWDIPVRIEDDYLITKDGCELLSNKAPRKSDEIEKLMKESSIFTDYQLPELKSEK, encoded by the coding sequence ATGAACAAAATATTAATACTCCTCCTATCGATCATTCCTATGTTTTCCCAAGCGCAAAATGATCAACGTAGAAACGATTACCTTGACAGCGATTTTCATAAAGCAAAAAGAGCACAGCTGCGCGAGAGCATGCCAGCCAATTCAGTCGCGATCTTCTTTGCTAATGCCGTCCGCAATCGAGCCAATGATGTAGACTACCTCTACCATCAAGACCCTAATTTTTACTACCTCACTGGCCATCGAGAACCACATTCGGTCCTATTAATATTTAAAGACAAACAAAAAGTAAGCAGAGAGACTTTCGACGAAATCATTTTTGTAAGAGCACATGATGCCCTCAAAGAAATGTACGATGGGCCTCGTTTAGGCAAGGACGGTGCAGATGAAAAACTCAATATCTCAGTTGCTTTTGAAAACCCCAGTTTCAAAGACTTTACCATCGATTTTTCCAAGTTCGACAAAGTCATGTTTTATGATTTTAAAAATGATGTGAGAGATACCAAAGAAGAAGGTGATCTTTTCGATCTGATCGAGCAGTTCAAACAAAAAGTAGGCTACCAGCAAGGTGAATTGGCCATCGAACCTCAAAAAAACAACCTGGACATCGTAGGCCTAGACTCCCTGATGAGACAGCTCCGAGGAATAAAAACCAAAGAAGAACTTGACTTGATCAGAAAAGCAGTAAATATCTCTGCAATAGGTCAGGCCGAAGTGATGAAAGCCATGAAACCTGGGATGTCCGAAGCAGAAATTCAAGGCATCCATGAGTTTGTATTCAAAAAATATGGCGCCGAATATGAAGGCTACCCGAGTATCGTAGGCGCTGGTAATCACGGATGCATTCTCCACTATATAGACAACTACAAGCCCGCCATTGAAGGTGGGGAATTGATCCTGATGGACTTAGGAGCGGAATATCACGGCTATACCGCCGACGTGACCCGTACCATACCAGTAAATGGCAAATTCACCAAAGAGCAAAAACAGATTTACGATCTCGTGTACAAAGCACAACAGGCCGCCGCAGATACCTGCAAGGCTGGTGTTTCTTTCAAAACCCTCTATGAAACGACTGCCAATATCGTAAATAATGGACTAGTAGAACTGGGGCTCTATGAGGATACATCTAACGAATCTATCATCAACCCTGCCACTGGCCGCAATCGCTATTATCCACATGGCTGCTGCCACCATATCGGACTAGATGTACACGACAAAGGCTACTATGACGAACTACAAGAAAACATGACCATCACTATAGAACCAGGTATTTATATTACAAGTGGTAGCCCTACAGACCAAAAATGGTGGGACATCCCTGTGAGAATCGAGGATGATTATTTGATTACCAAAGACGGCTGTGAATTGCTGTCCAACAAAGCCCCTCGCAAATCAGATGAAATTGAAAAACTAATGAAAGAGTCGAGTATTTTCACCGATTACCAACTACCCGAACTAAAAAGTGAAAAGTGA
- a CDS encoding GAF domain-containing SpoIIE family protein phosphatase yields the protein MLSQKGIIRLSVILGIIFWSLFTIVDLMALFSELNGIAFGFPAFVSNALLALFIISLILFYRFNIGQAESVNFVDLLWRVFVSGLIATVVTLSIEFFFTIFASSKVGSNTLVINFLYHINIGLIIAFLVSTFIVWKRLILYQKSKTLLATWQLYEYALFGTLVFDLFSHDYQDPAFLAVYGLLVIIGLALSFNLKWIAYLNFKQKWRSILFVLLVVIYIWYFFKTLMFFSEKVQLGRDLLDSVFILSLITFIVIYCVIALLVILFNLPTTSVFEKKLEEAVNFQRLSQSIPAGESEEKVYEILLDSAVSAVYSEAAWLQISDPIKNVEVTLTHNLDPKLIPDITKAVQNSRFKKILNSEFERNPKSLKISANLKNANYRSILQFPVTVKGEKIGVLALLKEVNDGFNREMIDIIDTFVNQASISVENFRLLNEAITNERYKEELKIANRVQNKLLPERLEPCEAYDIHAFSQAADEVGGDYYDIYQLDEARTALVIGDVSGKGTSAAFHMAQMKGVFQSLVQLDLSPKEFLVHANNALSRCLESTSFITVSFFVIDNNQRKVTFARAGHCPSLYYSAETGKTEYFKNRGLGLGILRNFNFHKYVQVNEFAYQPKDVLVLYTDGITEASNHDKEQFGFDRLQRALTKYAHQSPDAIQQGIIEELYQFCGKESLNDDYTLLIVKFK from the coding sequence ATGCTGTCACAAAAAGGAATCATTAGATTAAGTGTAATCCTCGGGATTATCTTCTGGTCGCTATTCACCATAGTGGATCTCATGGCCTTATTTAGCGAACTCAACGGCATTGCTTTTGGTTTCCCCGCTTTTGTGTCCAACGCCCTTTTGGCGCTATTCATCATTTCGCTCATTCTATTTTATAGATTCAACATCGGTCAGGCCGAAAGTGTCAACTTCGTAGACTTACTCTGGCGGGTATTTGTATCAGGGCTCATTGCTACCGTCGTCACACTCAGCATAGAGTTTTTCTTTACCATTTTTGCTAGTAGCAAGGTAGGAAGCAATACGCTGGTCATCAACTTTCTCTACCACATCAATATAGGGCTCATCATTGCCTTTCTGGTTTCTACCTTTATTGTATGGAAGCGTCTGATCCTTTATCAGAAATCCAAAACGCTATTGGCCACTTGGCAACTCTACGAATATGCTCTGTTTGGCACACTCGTATTCGATCTGTTTTCGCACGATTATCAAGACCCTGCCTTTTTAGCCGTTTACGGTCTGTTAGTCATCATAGGATTAGCCCTTTCGTTCAATTTGAAATGGATTGCTTATCTCAATTTCAAACAAAAATGGAGAAGTATCCTTTTCGTGCTTTTGGTCGTGATCTACATTTGGTACTTTTTCAAAACCCTGATGTTTTTCTCGGAGAAAGTACAGCTCGGCCGAGACCTCCTCGACAGTGTCTTTATCCTATCACTGATCACTTTTATTGTGATCTATTGTGTCATTGCGCTACTGGTGATTTTGTTCAACCTGCCCACCACATCAGTATTCGAAAAGAAATTAGAAGAAGCGGTCAATTTCCAGCGATTGAGTCAATCTATCCCTGCTGGCGAAAGCGAAGAAAAAGTATATGAAATCCTCTTAGACAGTGCTGTGAGCGCCGTCTATTCGGAAGCAGCCTGGCTCCAGATCTCCGACCCCATCAAAAACGTAGAGGTCACACTCACACATAATCTGGATCCCAAACTGATCCCCGATATTACTAAAGCCGTGCAAAACAGCCGCTTTAAAAAAATACTAAATTCGGAGTTTGAACGCAATCCCAAGTCGCTCAAGATCTCTGCCAACCTGAAAAATGCAAACTATCGATCTATCCTCCAGTTTCCGGTCACGGTGAAAGGGGAAAAAATCGGCGTGCTGGCTTTGCTCAAAGAAGTAAACGACGGATTCAATAGAGAGATGATTGATATCATCGACACCTTCGTAAACCAAGCCAGTATCTCAGTAGAAAACTTTCGCCTGCTCAACGAAGCCATCACCAATGAGCGTTACAAAGAAGAACTCAAAATCGCCAACCGAGTACAAAACAAACTGCTACCTGAGCGGCTAGAACCGTGCGAAGCTTACGATATTCATGCTTTTTCTCAAGCAGCGGACGAAGTGGGAGGCGACTATTACGACATCTATCAGCTCGACGAAGCGCGTACCGCCCTAGTGATCGGCGACGTATCTGGCAAGGGAACCTCTGCTGCGTTCCACATGGCACAAATGAAAGGCGTGTTTCAGAGTTTGGTACAATTGGATCTGAGTCCAAAAGAATTTTTAGTACATGCCAACAACGCCCTGAGTCGCTGTCTAGAAAGCACGTCTTTTATCACTGTATCATTCTTTGTGATAGACAATAATCAAAGGAAAGTGACATTCGCCAGAGCAGGTCATTGTCCATCCCTTTATTATAGCGCTGAAACAGGCAAAACAGAATATTTTAAAAATAGAGGTCTGGGTTTAGGCATATTAAGAAACTTCAATTTCCATAAATACGTACAAGTCAACGAGTTTGCTTATCAGCCCAAGGATGTGTTGGTTTTATATACCGACGGCATCACCGAAGCAAGCAATCACGACAAGGAGCAATTTGGCTTCGATCGACTACAGCGTGCACTCACCAAGTACGCTCACCAATCACCTGACGCTATTCAACAAGGCATTATCGAAGAGTTATACCAGTTCTGTGGAAAAGAATCTTTGAATGATGACTACACCCTTTTAATTGTGAAATTTAAATAG
- a CDS encoding energy transducer TonB produces MELKKNPKISLERKSGMFFNVGLAISLLLVITAFEWRFYDDGGLVDLGQVDDDFEDIMEIPPTEQPPPPPPKIELPKIIEIPDEEEIEEEIEVDLDVEITEETVIEDIVFEEAPEEEVADEIFDIVEDQPGPPGGMAAFYKYVGKEMNYPNQARRMGIEGRVFVQFVVDKSGNLTEVRAIKGIGAGCDEEAVRVLQNAPKWSPGKQRGRPVKVRMILPITFKLS; encoded by the coding sequence ATGGAGCTAAAGAAAAACCCAAAAATATCTCTTGAGAGGAAATCAGGGATGTTTTTTAACGTTGGCCTTGCTATCAGTTTACTACTTGTCATTACCGCTTTTGAGTGGAGGTTTTATGATGACGGTGGATTAGTTGATTTGGGTCAAGTGGATGATGATTTTGAGGATATCATGGAGATTCCTCCTACGGAGCAACCACCTCCACCTCCACCAAAAATCGAGCTTCCTAAGATTATCGAAATTCCTGATGAGGAAGAAATCGAAGAAGAAATCGAAGTGGACTTGGATGTGGAAATCACAGAAGAAACTGTAATCGAAGATATCGTATTCGAAGAAGCGCCTGAAGAAGAGGTAGCAGATGAGATTTTTGATATCGTGGAAGACCAACCAGGACCTCCTGGTGGAATGGCAGCCTTCTACAAGTACGTAGGTAAAGAAATGAACTACCCGAACCAAGCCCGAAGAATGGGTATCGAAGGGAGAGTATTCGTTCAGTTTGTTGTAGACAAATCTGGAAATCTTACTGAAGTACGTGCAATTAAGGGAATTGGTGCTGGTTGTGATGAAGAAGCTGTAAGAGTATTGCAAAATGCTCCTAAGTGGTCTCCAGGAAAGCAAAGAGGACGCCCTGTAAAAGTAAGAATGATTTTGCCTATCACATTTAAGTTGAGCTAA
- a CDS encoding 2OG-Fe(II) oxygenase, translating into MAYYQEGIWIDWVDALSEENCLVVDDFITDHELSIFLDYFQENLKEDDFKKAGIGTGSDFQLKSQVRGDYIRWLNREQDIALADFFERVDEAIARFNRYCFLSLSGSEFHMAHYPKGTFYKRHLDQFNQRSNRLISVILYLNKDWKSGDGGELKLYLDDHEKTVAPIAKRIVFMRSDQVEHEVLETHVDRYSLTGWLLYQPPGLTFLA; encoded by the coding sequence TTGGCATACTATCAAGAGGGCATTTGGATCGACTGGGTCGATGCTTTGTCCGAAGAAAATTGTTTGGTTGTAGATGATTTTATTACAGATCACGAATTGAGCATTTTTCTAGACTATTTTCAGGAAAACCTGAAAGAAGACGATTTTAAAAAAGCCGGCATTGGTACTGGCAGCGACTTTCAGCTTAAAAGCCAAGTAAGGGGAGACTATATCCGATGGTTAAATCGTGAACAGGATATTGCTTTAGCTGATTTTTTTGAAAGGGTGGACGAGGCCATTGCACGATTCAATCGCTATTGCTTTTTGAGTCTTAGTGGGTCAGAGTTTCATATGGCGCATTATCCGAAAGGGACTTTCTACAAACGACACCTTGATCAATTCAATCAAAGAAGTAACCGGCTCATATCTGTGATTTTGTATCTCAATAAAGACTGGAAATCAGGGGATGGTGGTGAGCTAAAATTGTACCTAGATGATCATGAAAAGACGGTGGCGCCGATAGCCAAGCGTATCGTTTTTATGCGAAGTGATCAGGTAGAACATGAAGTGTTAGAGACTCATGTGGACAGGTATAGCCTCACTGGGTGGTTACTTTATCAGCCACCAGGTCTTACTTTTTTGGCATAG
- the mfd gene encoding transcription-repair coupling factor, whose product MNSKELLSLYKSQANLQVLAESVKPNESKVIHLKGLVGSLDAIVAAATYQANHQNHIFILHEKEEAAYFYNDLQNLLGDKEVLLFPSSYKRAYEFEETENANILMRAEILNRINNKSSAGELIVTYPEALTEKVINKKSLVKNTFTAKIGEQVDSDFLTELLLNYGFVQDDFVYEPGQFAVRGGIVDIYSYAGELPFRIELFGDEIESIRTFDPESQLSKDKLKTINIIPNIQTKLLEETRQSFLDYVPNNSKIWVKDYQNTLDVLGRSFAKAKESFDVILEASGGASLAMDPEALFETSESFEKAIAEYVKIEFGNRFYLDNNESYAFDTSPQPSFNKNFDLIAESLESFREKQYVALISSESEKPIAQLTSIFEEINPFIKFDPLILGLREGFVDNQAQLACFTDHQLFERFHRYKVRQKHSKSKALTLKELRTLNPGDYVVHIDHGIGRFAGLDMVDVNGNKQEAVRLVYRDDDLLYISIHSLHKISKYSGKETGPPQMSKLGSPEWENKKKKVSRKVKDIAKELIALYAKRKAAPGYSFGEDGYLQAELETSFIYEDTPDQAKASEDVKVDMQKPHPMDRLVCGDVGFGKTEVAIRAAFKAAVHGKQAAVLVPTTILAMQHYHTFHERLANFPVTVEYINRFRTTKEIKDILARVKEGKVDILIGTHRIVNKDVSFKDLGILIIDEEQKFGVKIKDKLKEIKVNVDTLTLTATPIPRTLHFSLMGARDLSIIATPPPNRQPVTTEIHAFSETMTRDAVSYELRRGGQVFFVHNRVSDIESVANIIHRLVPDARVGVAHGQMDGPKLEKTMLKFIEGEYDVLVSTNIIESGLDIPNANTIIINNAQNFGLSDLHQMRGRVGRSNKKAFCYLITPPTSHLSADSRKRLSALEEFSDLGDGFKVAMRDLDIRGAGNLLGGEQSGFITDIGFDMYHKILDEAVNDLKENEFKDLFEDQTLDTKALVSDCIIETDLEILIPEDYVKNITERLSIYTQIDNIKTEAELNIFQQSILDRFGKIPVSIIDLFKTVKLRWLSIELGFEKLVLKGGRMRCYFPPKDNDAYYQSAAFGNVIKYVQQHPKAYQLKEIKEKLMLVMANIDSMDHAVEQLENIKSSF is encoded by the coding sequence GTGAATTCAAAAGAGCTATTATCCTTATATAAGTCGCAGGCTAACCTGCAGGTATTGGCAGAGTCTGTCAAACCGAATGAGTCGAAGGTGATTCACCTCAAAGGACTGGTAGGCAGTCTTGATGCCATTGTAGCGGCAGCTACTTATCAGGCCAATCATCAGAATCACATTTTCATTTTACATGAAAAAGAAGAAGCTGCTTACTTCTACAATGACCTTCAAAACCTGTTGGGTGACAAAGAAGTTTTGCTTTTTCCTTCGTCGTACAAGCGGGCATACGAGTTTGAAGAGACCGAAAACGCCAACATTTTGATGCGTGCCGAAATCCTCAACCGTATCAACAACAAGTCTTCGGCTGGTGAGCTCATCGTGACCTATCCCGAAGCACTCACCGAAAAGGTGATCAACAAAAAGTCATTAGTAAAAAATACTTTTACTGCGAAGATAGGAGAGCAGGTGGACAGTGATTTTCTCACGGAGTTACTACTCAACTATGGTTTTGTTCAAGACGATTTTGTTTATGAGCCTGGCCAGTTTGCTGTACGTGGGGGGATTGTAGATATTTACTCTTATGCAGGAGAATTGCCGTTTAGGATAGAGTTGTTTGGCGATGAGATCGAAAGTATTCGTACTTTCGATCCAGAGAGTCAATTGTCGAAAGACAAGCTAAAGACGATCAATATTATTCCTAATATCCAGACCAAATTGCTGGAAGAGACTAGACAATCGTTTCTCGACTATGTCCCCAACAATTCCAAAATCTGGGTCAAGGATTATCAAAACACCTTGGATGTGTTGGGTCGGTCATTTGCCAAAGCAAAGGAAAGTTTTGATGTGATTCTCGAAGCTAGCGGGGGAGCTAGCTTGGCCATGGATCCTGAAGCACTATTCGAGACGAGTGAGTCGTTTGAGAAGGCCATTGCCGAATATGTGAAAATTGAATTTGGCAACCGTTTTTATCTTGACAACAATGAATCTTATGCTTTCGACACCAGCCCTCAGCCGTCGTTCAACAAGAATTTTGACTTGATAGCCGAGAGCTTGGAGTCATTTAGAGAAAAGCAGTATGTTGCCCTTATTTCCTCGGAGTCTGAAAAGCCCATTGCTCAGCTCACATCTATTTTCGAAGAAATCAACCCATTCATTAAGTTCGATCCGTTGATTCTAGGACTTAGAGAAGGATTTGTAGACAATCAAGCCCAACTGGCGTGCTTTACAGATCATCAGCTTTTTGAGCGATTTCATAGATACAAAGTCCGCCAAAAACATTCGAAGTCGAAAGCGCTTACGCTCAAAGAACTCCGCACATTAAACCCTGGGGACTATGTGGTGCACATCGATCACGGTATCGGGCGATTTGCTGGATTAGACATGGTAGATGTGAATGGTAATAAGCAGGAAGCCGTACGATTGGTTTATCGCGATGATGATTTGTTGTATATCAGTATTCACTCGTTGCATAAGATTTCTAAATATAGTGGCAAGGAGACGGGACCTCCACAGATGAGTAAGTTGGGATCGCCCGAGTGGGAAAACAAAAAGAAAAAAGTAAGCCGAAAAGTAAAAGACATTGCCAAAGAGCTTATTGCACTCTATGCAAAAAGAAAAGCAGCGCCAGGCTATAGTTTTGGTGAAGATGGCTACTTGCAAGCCGAATTAGAAACTTCGTTTATTTATGAAGACACGCCAGATCAGGCCAAAGCATCGGAAGACGTAAAAGTGGATATGCAGAAACCACACCCAATGGATCGTTTGGTGTGTGGTGATGTAGGATTTGGCAAAACGGAAGTGGCCATTCGTGCTGCTTTCAAAGCCGCAGTGCATGGCAAGCAAGCGGCCGTGCTAGTGCCTACCACCATATTGGCGATGCAGCATTATCACACGTTCCATGAGCGATTGGCTAATTTTCCAGTCACGGTGGAGTATATCAACAGATTCCGAACGACCAAAGAAATCAAAGATATCTTAGCCAGAGTGAAAGAAGGTAAAGTAGATATTCTCATAGGTACTCATCGTATTGTCAACAAGGACGTTAGCTTCAAGGATTTGGGAATTTTGATTATAGATGAGGAGCAAAAATTCGGTGTAAAAATCAAGGACAAGCTTAAAGAAATCAAAGTGAACGTGGATACGCTTACGCTAACGGCTACACCTATTCCACGTACGTTGCATTTTTCGCTGATGGGCGCGCGCGACCTGAGCATCATTGCTACGCCACCACCCAATCGCCAGCCTGTAACTACGGAAATACATGCTTTTAGCGAAACGATGACCCGAGATGCGGTGAGTTACGAACTCCGTCGTGGAGGTCAGGTGTTTTTCGTGCACAACCGCGTGAGCGACATAGAAAGCGTGGCCAACATTATCCATCGACTAGTGCCAGATGCCCGTGTGGGGGTGGCTCATGGCCAAATGGATGGACCTAAGCTGGAAAAAACCATGCTCAAATTTATAGAAGGAGAGTATGACGTATTGGTTTCTACTAATATTATCGAAAGTGGACTGGACATCCCTAATGCCAATACTATTATCATCAATAATGCGCAGAATTTTGGCCTATCCGATCTTCATCAGATGCGTGGGCGTGTAGGGCGGTCAAACAAGAAGGCTTTTTGTTATTTGATTACGCCACCGACTTCACACCTGTCGGCTGATTCGCGCAAGCGATTGAGTGCATTGGAAGAATTTTCGGATTTGGGAGATGGTTTCAAAGTGGCTATGAGAGATTTGGATATTCGTGGAGCAGGCAATTTGCTTGGCGGAGAGCAGAGTGGTTTTATCACAGACATAGGCTTCGATATGTATCACAAAATTTTGGACGAAGCAGTCAATGACTTGAAAGAAAACGAGTTCAAAGATTTGTTTGAAGATCAGACATTAGACACCAAAGCGTTGGTGTCGGACTGTATCATAGAGACGGACTTAGAAATTCTGATTCCAGAGGACTATGTCAAAAACATTACCGAAAGGTTGAGTATCTATACTCAGATCGATAACATCAAGACTGAAGCAGAGCTTAATATCTTTCAACAATCGATATTGGATAGATTTGGTAAAATTCCAGTGTCTATTATTGATTTATTTAAAACAGTGAAACTCCGTTGGCTGTCTATCGAGTTGGGTTTTGAGAAGTTGGTACTCAAAGGAGGACGCATGCGTTGCTATTTTCCTCCCAAAGACAATGATGCCTATTACCAATCAGCTGCTTTCGGAAATGTAATCAAATATGTGCAGCAGCATCCTAAAGCGTATCAGCTCAAGGAGATCAAAGAAAAGCTGATGCTCGTGATGGCTAATATCGACAGTATGGATCATGCAGTGGAACAGTTGGAAAACATCAAATCTTCGTTTTGA
- a CDS encoding STAS domain-containing protein, with the protein MIKIDNHINDNPEYYQLSVGGEVDASSSIHLEEGLKNAMTSSKKIIVDLAELEYISSAGLGVFMSIIQELENQKIKFVIYGMAPKVKEVFEILGLNQLINIKDTKEEALAAIQ; encoded by the coding sequence ATGATAAAAATAGATAATCATATCAATGACAACCCTGAGTACTATCAACTGTCTGTAGGCGGGGAAGTAGATGCTTCGTCGTCTATCCACCTGGAAGAAGGGCTGAAAAACGCCATGACATCGAGTAAAAAAATCATTGTAGATCTGGCCGAGCTGGAGTACATCTCTTCGGCTGGTTTAGGCGTATTTATGTCTATCATTCAAGAATTAGAAAACCAAAAAATCAAATTTGTGATCTACGGCATGGCTCCCAAGGTGAAAGAAGTTTTCGAAATCTTAGGATTAAATCAATTGATCAATATCAAAGACACTAAAGAAGAGGCGCTAGCAGCCATCCAATAA
- a CDS encoding VanZ family protein, whose translation MGKRIQRVDREIIPSKPIFKKLALGWTGAILFATLSPTGGISLFEISIPHFDKVVHFGLFFVYALWVGLAIKPQSRYIYGFCIGSSLAILTEWLQSYVPGRQADIYDGLADVAGTIVGLFVVILLHPNSNKKQSEKPKC comes from the coding sequence ATCGGCAAACGCATACAAAGAGTTGATAGGGAAATAATTCCTTCCAAACCCATATTCAAAAAACTAGCATTAGGATGGACAGGAGCCATCCTTTTTGCTACCCTTTCTCCTACAGGCGGCATTTCACTGTTCGAAATTTCCATTCCACATTTCGATAAAGTTGTCCATTTCGGCCTTTTTTTCGTATACGCCTTATGGGTCGGTTTAGCAATCAAGCCTCAATCAAGATATATATACGGTTTTTGTATTGGGAGCTCTCTTGCTATACTCACCGAATGGCTACAGTCCTATGTACCTGGCCGGCAAGCCGATATATATGATGGTCTAGCAGATGTAGCTGGTACAATCGTGGGGCTTTTTGTCGTTATTCTTCTCCACCCAAATTCAAACAAAAAGCAGTCTGAAAAGCCCAAGTGTTGA
- a CDS encoding DUF2867 domain-containing protein: MTNAISAHLAEFWLAHQITKDYRIEDTWLLPIELREEHLIGEVQDTFVQAISQIETKGFAGWLFKLRVWLGQLFHWDEPVNSSKTKPVGLLKTRYNQLTKTESLPAVGDFQHFDSVYVLDNEALLEIENKTVQAAIHFGLIQKGATRQVQMTIYVKPNGLFGQLYMLAIKPFRHWIVYPTLLQAVAKQWKQNQKRQR, encoded by the coding sequence ATGACAAACGCTATTTCCGCCCACCTTGCTGAGTTTTGGCTGGCTCATCAGATCACAAAAGATTATAGAATAGAAGATACTTGGCTTTTGCCAATAGAGCTACGCGAAGAGCACCTAATAGGGGAAGTGCAGGATACTTTTGTACAGGCTATTAGCCAAATAGAAACCAAAGGTTTCGCTGGGTGGTTGTTCAAACTGAGAGTATGGTTAGGTCAATTATTTCATTGGGACGAACCTGTAAACAGTTCGAAAACGAAACCAGTTGGATTACTCAAAACACGCTACAATCAGCTAACTAAGACTGAAAGCTTACCAGCAGTTGGTGATTTTCAGCATTTCGATAGCGTTTATGTGCTGGACAATGAGGCGTTGTTAGAAATAGAAAACAAAACGGTACAAGCTGCTATTCATTTTGGGCTGATCCAAAAAGGAGCTACTCGACAGGTACAAATGACTATTTATGTAAAACCGAACGGCTTGTTTGGCCAACTCTATATGTTGGCCATTAAACCCTTTAGGCATTGGATTGTTTACCCAACGTTACTTCAGGCTGTAGCCAAGCAGTGGAAACAAAATCAAAAAAGACAACGTTAA
- the gcvH gene encoding glycine cleavage system protein GcvH gives MNIPDNLLYTEDHEWVKIEGDVATVGITDFAQGELGDIVYVEIETEGETIAKGELFGTIEAVKTVSDLFMPMSGEVAEFNEELESEPEIVNSDPYTDGWMIKIKISDMSEKDSLLSANAYKELIGK, from the coding sequence ATGAATATTCCTGACAATTTACTTTATACAGAAGATCACGAGTGGGTGAAAATAGAAGGTGACGTTGCCACCGTTGGTATTACTGATTTTGCTCAAGGTGAGCTTGGTGATATTGTATATGTAGAAATCGAAACCGAAGGAGAAACCATCGCAAAAGGAGAACTATTTGGTACCATCGAAGCGGTAAAAACAGTATCTGATTTATTCATGCCCATGTCTGGTGAAGTAGCAGAGTTCAACGAAGAGCTAGAATCTGAACCAGAGATTGTAAACTCTGATCCTTATACTGACGGTTGGATGATTAAAATTAAAATTTCTGACATGAGCGAAAAAGATAGTTTGCTATCGGCAAACGCATACAAAGAGTTGATAGGGAAATAA